The Streptomyces sp. ICC1 DNA window GCCCAATCTCCCCCTGACAACAAAGGTGACGCACTGTGAAGACCGAAGCGCCGGTGAGCGACTTCTACTGCAACAAGGTCCTCAGCGGGCTGGTGGAAATCCAGCCGGTGGTCGAGACGGAGCGGGTGCTCGCCTTCCACCACACCAACCCGTCGTATCCAGTGCACATCGTGGTGATTCCGAAGGCGCACGTTCCCTCGCTCACGGACCTCGGCGACGCGGACCCCGGCTTGGTATACGAAGTGGTCGAGGTGGTCCGTGAAGTCGCGGCCATGGTGGAGAAGGAGCACGGTTCGTGTTCCGTCAACACGAACCTGGGGCTCTACCAGGAGTCGAAGCACATGCACTGGCACGTGTACTACCGCGGGGAGAGCGAGAGCGAGATCCTCGGCATGTACGGCCACCACGACCGCTGACCTCAGCGCCGTACAGCGGCTGGCCTTGCAGCGGCCAGGGTCAGCCGGGCAACCGCGGAGGCGGCTTCACGGGCATGGCGTGCCATGTCGTCCGGGTCCGCCCCGCGCGCGGTTCCCCGGAGCTTGCCGCAGGCCTGTACGAGAGGCTGCCCGTCGGCCAGGGCCTCGTCGGCTACGACGACGCAACGGGCCGGATTCCGTTCGGCGTACGCGGCGGCGTTTTCGATCTGGTCGCCGCGGCTGACGGACGTGGGCAGCGGCACGAGCACGGCCGGGATGGCGAGAGCTTCGAGTTCGGCGAGGGTGGTTGCGCCGGCGCGGCCGATGACGGTGTCGGCCAGGTGCAGGGCGTCGTTCATGTCCTGGTGCAGGTATTCGAACTGCCAGTACCCGGCCCGTCCTTCGAGGCTGGGGTTCAGGTTGCCCTTGCCGCAGATGTGAAGGACCGCGTACTGGTCGCGCAGGGCGTCGAGTTGGGCGCGGACGGCCTTGTTGACGCGCTGGGAGCCGCTGCTGCCGCAGAAGACGAGCAGCACCCGGGTGCTCCCGGGTACCCCGAGGCGGTTGCGGAGGCCGGCGGGGTCTGCCGTGGTGAGGTCCGATCGGAGCGGGAGCCCGGTGATCTCCGCCTTGGCGGATAGCCAGCGCGGGGTTTCGGGGGCCGGCGTCGTGCTGAAGCAGACGGTGTCGGCGAGGCGCGCGAGAATGCGGTTGGCGAGTCCGAGGGAGCGGTCGGACTCGTGGATCACGATGGGGACCTTGCACAGCCAGGCGGCCACGCCGACCGGGACCGACACGTACGAGCCCTTGGAGAACAGGGCGTCGGGGCGCTCCGAGCGCATCACGCGCCAGGCGGCGGCCACCCCGCGTGCGACGGTGAGGGGCATGAGGAGGTTGCTCCACGAGCGGTGGCGCTTCAGCCCGGCGGCGGGCACTGCCCGAAAGGGCAGGCCGGCGCGCTCGGCGTACTCGCTTTCGATGCTGCCGCTGCGGCCGATGAACACGAGCTGGGCTCCGGAGGCGGCGAGCTGGTCGGCCACGGCCAGGGCGGGGACGACGTGGCCGGCGCTCGCGCCACCGGTGATAGCGATCTTCACAGTATTCCCATTCGAGTTCTGTGCGGCACGCTGCAGCCGCACCCACCGGCAGAATTGAATTGTGTGTCTGGTCGGGTCGACTGGATTCGAACCAGTTCCTCGACAACGCTTTTGCCGTGCTCCACCAGTTGAGCTACGACCCGTTTGAGTTGCAACGATGGCGACTATATGGCTGGCTATCTCGGCACGTCAACGGTGGGATGGGAATTGACTGGCGTGAATGTCGGAGGGTCCTGATAATTCGAGGCAGCCCGAATTGGCGTCGCTCGTAATCGGAATTCGAGCGACGCCACGTTCGGTTAGTGGCCTGTTTGCTCTATTGGCGTGTGCTGCAGATTTGGTGAACGGTGCTGGGTTCGGTGGTTGTGGTGCGACCGGTCCAGCGGTTGGTGATCTCGACTTCGTCGTCGTTGTGTCGGGGGGAGATCAGGGCGTGGTGCGGCAGGCCCAGGAGTCGGGCGTAGCGGAGCTTGTCGCCGGCGGGCAGGTGCCGGTCGTCGATGAGCAAGCTCACTCCGTGGGTGCGGAGTTGGCGGACGAGCTGGTCGGTGCGTTCGCGCATGGCGGGGAGGTCGGCGCGCAGGACGGTGAGGTGCAGGTCGGCGGGTCCGGTGCCGGCCTTCCAGCGCAGGCCGTGGTGGTCTCGGTGGATTTCGGCGGTGGTCTGGAGGCAGCGGGTGATGCCGATGCCGGAGCAGGCCATCCAGGGCGTCTGGGCGGCGCCGTGCTCGTCGGTGAAGGCCAGGTTCATGGGGGCGGAGTACTGGCGGCCGAGTTCGAAGACATGGGCGACTTCGACCGCGTGGGTGTCGCTGTACTGGCCCTGGTGGCAGCGCACGCAGGTGGATCCGGGCGTGGCCTGGTGGAGGTCGGTGCCCGAGGGCGTGATGGCCAGCAGGCCGCGCCCGCCGTCCCAGGACATGGAGGTGCGCAGTCCGTCGGCCCCGTCGGAGATGGCGAACTTCTCCAGGGTGCTGACGGAGGTGTCGAAGAGGAGGACGGTGCCCGGGGCTCGGGCGGCGGTCCAGGGGGTGAGGGTGCCGGCCGGGGTGCCGTACAGCTCCGGAAGTAGGTCGGGGTCCAGGAGGGTGACGTGGGTGGCGCCGGTGGCTTCGGCGAGTTTGCGGGCGCTGACCTGGAGGTCGGAGCGGATGGCGACGGCGGTGGGCCGGCGACTGCCGTCGGGGCCGGTCGCGGCGAAGACGATGACGTTGACGACGGGTTCCCCCGTGTGGGGTGCGGGCTTGGAGCTGAGGACGGCGGCGTCTCCTCGGTTGCCGCAGTGCCTGCAGGCCAGGATGGTGCTCTGCCCGCTGTCGCCGAGGAGGAGGTGCTCGGTACTGGGGCCGGCGGAGATGCTGCCCCCGTCGGCGGGGGCTTGGAAAGTGCCGGTCAGGCCCATTCCGGTGAGGGCGGCCGCGCACGCGTCGTTGAGGAAGCGGGTCGAAGTCCGCATCGCCTCGGGGCTGGCATCGAAGGTGTAGCAGTCGGCCATCGTGAACTCGCGGGAGCGCATGAGGCCGCCGCGGGGGGAGAGCTCGTCGCGGAACTTGGTGGTGCTGAGGAAGAGGCGGGCGGGCAGATCCCGGAAGGACCGCAGGCGGTCGCGGACCGTGGCGGTGGCGATCTCCTCGGAGGTCGGCGCCAGGCACATGTCCTCGCCGCTGCGGCTGCGGGAGGTCAGGAGGGCTCCCTCCCGCTGGTAGGCGTCCCAGCGCCCTGTCTCCTTCCACAGCCTGCTGCTCTGCAGGGTGGGGAAGGAGACCGTGTGGGCGCCGCGTTCCTCGAAGGCCCGGCGGGCGATGGAGGACAGGCGGTCGTGAACCCTTAGTCCGAGGGGCAGGAGGGTGAAGACACCGCTGGCGGCTGTGGCGGAGACGAGGCCGAGGGAGTCGAGGAGCTCCATCGTGGTGGATCCGGGGTCGGCGGCGCGGGGGCGGACCGGAGGCCACAGGGTGCTGGTGTAGAGGGGGGTGTCATGCACGGGTTGCTCCGATCACCGTGTCGGACAGGGCGCCGAGGCGGTCGGCGGTGGCGGCGATGTCGTGCTGGCGGCTGTTGTCGGCGGCGGACTGGCGGAGGATCGGGCGCAGGTGCGGGTTGGCGGCCACACAGTCGATGACCGCGGCCAGTGCATGGCTGTCACCCGGCGGGTAGGACAGGCCGCCGTGGCCGAGGGTGGCGCCGAGGCCCGGTACGTCGCTGTAGAGGATCGGGAGGCCGTGGGCCTGGGCTTCGATCGCTACGAGCCCGTACGCCTCCAGGGTGCGGGTCGTGAACACGAAGGCGTCGAAGGCCCGGAAGCGGGCCCACAGGTCGGCGCGGGGGGCGAAGGGTTCGAACGTGACCCGGTGTGCGAGGCCGTGGTGCTGCACGCGGGCCTGGAGCGCGGGCAGTTCGGGTCCGCTGCCGATGACG harbors:
- a CDS encoding UDP-N-acetylglucosamine--N-acetylmuramyl-(pentapeptide) pyrophosphoryl-undecaprenol N-acetylglucosamine transferase, encoding MKIAITGGASAGHVVPALAVADQLAASGAQLVFIGRSGSIESEYAERAGLPFRAVPAAGLKRHRSWSNLLMPLTVARGVAAAWRVMRSERPDALFSKGSYVSVPVGVAAWLCKVPIVIHESDRSLGLANRILARLADTVCFSTTPAPETPRWLSAKAEITGLPLRSDLTTADPAGLRNRLGVPGSTRVLLVFCGSSGSQRVNKAVRAQLDALRDQYAVLHICGKGNLNPSLEGRAGYWQFEYLHQDMNDALHLADTVIGRAGATTLAELEALAIPAVLVPLPTSVSRGDQIENAAAYAERNPARCVVVADEALADGQPLVQACGKLRGTARGADPDDMARHAREAASAVARLTLAAARPAAVRR
- a CDS encoding aminoacyl--tRNA ligase-related protein, translated to MHDTPLYTSTLWPPVRPRAADPGSTTMELLDSLGLVSATAASGVFTLLPLGLRVHDRLSSIARRAFEERGAHTVSFPTLQSSRLWKETGRWDAYQREGALLTSRSRSGEDMCLAPTSEEIATATVRDRLRSFRDLPARLFLSTTKFRDELSPRGGLMRSREFTMADCYTFDASPEAMRTSTRFLNDACAAALTGMGLTGTFQAPADGGSISAGPSTEHLLLGDSGQSTILACRHCGNRGDAAVLSSKPAPHTGEPVVNVIVFAATGPDGSRRPTAVAIRSDLQVSARKLAEATGATHVTLLDPDLLPELYGTPAGTLTPWTAARAPGTVLLFDTSVSTLEKFAISDGADGLRTSMSWDGGRGLLAITPSGTDLHQATPGSTCVRCHQGQYSDTHAVEVAHVFELGRQYSAPMNLAFTDEHGAAQTPWMACSGIGITRCLQTTAEIHRDHHGLRWKAGTGPADLHLTVLRADLPAMRERTDQLVRQLRTHGVSLLIDDRHLPAGDKLRYARLLGLPHHALISPRHNDDEVEITNRWTGRTTTTEPSTVHQICSTRQ
- a CDS encoding HIT domain-containing protein codes for the protein MKTEAPVSDFYCNKVLSGLVEIQPVVETERVLAFHHTNPSYPVHIVVIPKAHVPSLTDLGDADPGLVYEVVEVVREVAAMVEKEHGSCSVNTNLGLYQESKHMHWHVYYRGESESEILGMYGHHDR